In Saccopteryx leptura isolate mSacLep1 chromosome 12, mSacLep1_pri_phased_curated, whole genome shotgun sequence, a genomic segment contains:
- the PON3 gene encoding serum paraoxonase/lactonase 3 produces MGKLAVLTLLGAGLALIGERFVAFRQRFNVFREVEPVEYPNCHLIEEIENGSEDIDILPSGLAFISSGLKYPGMPSFAPDEPGQIFMMDLNEQNPRIQALNISDGFDKASFNPHGISTFIDKDHTVYLYVVNHPHMESTVEIFKFEEKQRSLLHLKTIEHELLKSVNDIVVLGPEQFYATRDHYFTSSFMIILEIFLDLQWTSVLLYSPREVKVVATGFSSANGITISPDKKYIYVADVLAKNIHIMKILDNWDLTQLKVIQLDTFVDNLTVDPDTGDIWAGCHPNAMKLFMYNPEDPPGSEVLRIQNVLSDKPQISVDYANNGSVLQASTVAFVYKRKLLIGTIFHKALYCTL; encoded by the exons ATGGGGAAGCTGGCGGTGCTGACCCTGCTCGGGGCCGGCCTGGCCTTAATCGGGGAGAGGTTTGTGGCATTTAG ACAAAGATTTAATGTATTTCGAGAAGTGGAGCCAGTAGAATATCCTAATTGCCACCTCATTGAGGAAATTG AAAATGGCTCTGAAGATATTGATATACTTCCTAGTGGGCTGGCTTTTATCTCCAGT GGATTAAAATACCCAGGTATGCCATCCTTTGCACCTGATGAACCAGGACAAATCTTCATGATGGATCTGAATGAGCAAAACCCCAGGATACAGGCACTAAACATCAGTGATGGTTTTGACAAAGCATCATTTAATCCACATGGGATCAGTACTTTCATCGACAAAG ACCATACTGTGTATCTTTATGTTGTGAATCATCCCCACATGGAGTCCACGGTGGAGATatttaaatttgaagaaaaacaacGTTCTCTGCTACACCTTAAAACTATAGAACATGAACTTCTCAAAAG TGTGAACGACATTGTGGTTCTGGGACCGGAACAGTTCTATGCCACCAGAGACCACTATTTTACCAGCTCTTTCATGATAATATTGGAGATCTTCTTGGACCTTCAGTGGACTTCTGTTCTTCTCTACAGTCCGAGAGAGGTCAAAGTGGTAGCCACCGGATTTAGTTCTGCTAATGGGATCACAATCTCACCGGACAAAAA GTATATCTATGTAGCTGATGTACTTGCTAAAAACATTCATATAATGAAAATACTTGACAACTGGGATTTAACTCAGCTGAAG GTAATACAGTTGGACACCTTCGTGGATAACTTAACTGTTGATCCTGACACTGGAGATATTTGGGCAGGATGCCATCCTAATGCCATGAAGCTGTTCATGTATAACCCTGAGGATCCTCCAGGGTCAGAA GTACTTCGCATCCAGAATGTTCTATCTGACAAGCCCCAGATAAGCGTCGATTATGCCAACAATGGCTCTGTGCTTCAGGCCAGCACCGTGGCTTTCGTGTATAAGAGGAAACTTCTCATAGGCACCATATTTCACAAAGCTCTGTACTGTACGCTCTAG